In Dehalogenimonas etheniformans, one genomic interval encodes:
- a CDS encoding MBL fold metallo-hydrolase RNA specificity domain-containing protein, translated as MPKLTFLGAAGNVTGSRYLFEGVKIQLLVDCGLYQEREFRSRNWDPSPLKPSEIEAVILTHAHLDHCGLLPKLVRDGFRGKVYGTGATLEMAEVMLLDSARIQEEDAEFKKRRHEREGRRGLFPEVPLYTVEDAHNTFPLFQTAEYGQTIEFDGVKATLQDAGHVLGSAMVYLECQYGGQGRSILFSGDIGRPVSPLLPAPPPPPAPDYLVMEATYGDREHPPVGEVEESLASVINDTVKKGGNVVIPAFALERTQELLFYIKNLLTDGKIPKLTVYVDSPMAIELTAIFSKHPELLGGEVGESAPFGFPGLKLTGSVEDSKAINHDPKPCIIIAGSGMATGGRIKHHLVNNISRPECTILFVGYQSRGTLGRVITDGVNPVRILGQEYEVKARIEQLQGLSAHAGRSELLEWVTKLGKTPRNVFIAHSEEDSAKSFAEALKASTGWQVTVPAYGQSFEL; from the coding sequence ATGCCTAAACTAACTTTCCTCGGCGCAGCGGGCAACGTCACCGGTTCACGATATCTGTTTGAAGGCGTTAAAATCCAACTCCTGGTTGACTGCGGTTTGTACCAGGAGCGCGAATTCCGTTCTCGCAACTGGGACCCCTCACCTCTCAAACCCTCCGAGATAGAGGCGGTCATCCTGACCCACGCTCACCTGGACCACTGCGGACTACTGCCGAAACTGGTCCGTGACGGGTTCCGGGGCAAGGTCTACGGCACGGGCGCGACCCTCGAAATGGCTGAAGTGATGCTGCTTGATTCCGCCCGTATACAGGAAGAGGACGCTGAATTTAAAAAACGGCGTCACGAGCGCGAAGGACGCCGGGGGCTATTCCCCGAGGTGCCGCTCTACACCGTCGAGGATGCCCATAATACCTTTCCACTTTTCCAGACTGCGGAATACGGCCAGACCATCGAATTCGATGGGGTGAAAGCCACCCTTCAAGATGCCGGACATGTGCTGGGATCGGCGATGGTCTACCTCGAGTGCCAGTACGGCGGGCAGGGGCGCAGCATCTTGTTCTCCGGGGACATCGGACGGCCGGTCAGTCCGCTTCTACCCGCGCCGCCGCCGCCACCGGCCCCGGACTACCTAGTGATGGAAGCCACCTACGGCGACCGGGAACACCCGCCGGTAGGGGAAGTCGAAGAGTCGCTGGCCTCAGTGATCAACGACACGGTGAAAAAGGGCGGCAACGTGGTCATCCCGGCTTTTGCGCTCGAACGGACCCAGGAACTGCTGTTTTACATCAAAAATCTGCTGACTGACGGAAAAATCCCGAAATTGACGGTCTATGTCGACAGCCCGATGGCGATCGAACTTACGGCGATATTCTCCAAACACCCGGAGTTGCTGGGAGGGGAGGTGGGTGAAAGCGCGCCGTTTGGATTCCCGGGGCTGAAGCTGACGGGGTCGGTGGAGGACTCGAAAGCTATCAACCATGATCCCAAACCCTGCATTATCATCGCTGGATCCGGCATGGCGACGGGCGGCCGCATCAAACACCACCTGGTGAACAACATCTCTCGCCCGGAGTGCACCATCCTGTTCGTCGGTTATCAGTCGAGAGGCACGTTGGGCAGGGTAATAACCGACGGAGTAAATCCAGTTCGCATACTGGGGCAGGAATACGAAGTCAAAGCTCGGATCGAACAGCTACAAGGCCTCTCAGCACATGCCGGACGCTCCGAACTCCTGGAATGGGTAACGAAATTGGGCAAGACTCCGCGGAACGTTTTTATCGCCCACAGCGAGGAGGATTCCGCGAAATCTTTTGCGGAGGCGCTCAAAGCCAGCACCGGTTGGCAGGTTACCGTTCCGGCTTATGGCCAAAGTTTCGAATTATAA
- a CDS encoding FtsK/SpoIIIE family DNA translocase has protein sequence MSIKKKSKLNINSRGGMGGKSKSRPSRASSSKTSDAAGTIIKVVIGLGIIALIISQWQTIGAVFGFGLILLVLGITVAVAVFKREAVLEFARKTTFIYWYRWLGAIVLVGAVWGLLGIMGTGGVVGNSIINSDTGFGGFLRVTGLFILALVLIIPAAGWAVTKWLFGGITRPFRVDKERPGAEGTYQPGLNGNRPPLRQSMIGDRPVLERKPAAETAVPASTMVQAEEKPSVEKEAAAKTDKDAKEPRDLKQVSQDVWKKYGETATLLTADGWRLPPVEILDYTPEIEYGEADNQERARMIEEALGSYGVEAAVVQINAGPTVTQFGVEPGWDRRVKEVKEKDKDGNPVTKQVETGRTRVKVDRISSLSNDLALALAAPSIRIEAPIPGKSLVGIEVPNTMLGSVSMRSVIETTAFQKLKAKAPLAVALGKGAGGEAVVGDLAKMPHLLIAGATGSGKTVCLNALICCLLMNNTPNDVRFIMVDPKRVELTPYNSMPHLAAPVIVDVDKAIGALKWLAGEMDRRYKQMAEVTARNIDAYNKKPGIEKMPYLVLVIDELADLMMAGFDDVEHLLCRLAQMARAVGIHLVVATQRPSVDVITGLIKANFPTRISFAVTSQVDSRTILDSVGAEKLLGRGDMLYMPTDAAKPKRLQGCYVSDQETERMVYFWNGQHPEANSPMLKVEELATAQTPGILGGTQPRDSLFDTAMQLAQESGNISASFLQRKLHIGYPRAARLADEVKEALGQDTEDGGAEVPADDDTLLR, from the coding sequence ATGTCAATTAAGAAAAAAAGTAAACTCAACATCAACAGCCGGGGAGGGATGGGTGGCAAGTCAAAATCCAGACCGTCCCGAGCTTCATCATCCAAAACATCCGATGCTGCCGGGACGATCATCAAAGTCGTCATCGGCCTGGGGATCATCGCCCTTATTATTTCGCAGTGGCAGACCATCGGGGCGGTCTTCGGCTTCGGTTTGATCCTTTTAGTCCTGGGCATCACCGTAGCCGTCGCTGTTTTCAAGCGGGAAGCCGTTCTTGAATTTGCGCGGAAAACGACGTTCATCTACTGGTACCGGTGGCTGGGAGCCATCGTCCTCGTAGGGGCGGTGTGGGGGCTGCTGGGGATCATGGGGACGGGAGGGGTGGTAGGCAACTCGATTATCAATTCGGATACCGGGTTCGGCGGCTTTCTCCGCGTCACCGGGTTGTTCATCCTGGCTCTAGTGCTGATAATCCCGGCGGCGGGATGGGCCGTCACCAAGTGGCTGTTCGGGGGGATCACCCGACCGTTCAGAGTTGACAAAGAGCGGCCGGGCGCAGAAGGGACTTATCAACCGGGCCTCAATGGCAATCGGCCGCCGCTCAGGCAATCAATGATAGGCGATCGCCCTGTTCTCGAACGGAAGCCAGCCGCCGAAACTGCCGTCCCCGCCTCGACGATGGTCCAGGCTGAGGAAAAACCCTCTGTTGAAAAGGAAGCGGCGGCCAAAACAGACAAAGACGCCAAAGAACCCCGCGATTTGAAGCAGGTGTCGCAGGACGTCTGGAAAAAGTACGGCGAAACAGCGACGCTGCTCACCGCCGACGGCTGGCGTTTGCCGCCGGTTGAAATTCTCGACTACACCCCTGAGATCGAATACGGCGAGGCCGACAACCAGGAACGCGCCCGCATGATCGAGGAAGCGCTGGGCAGCTACGGCGTAGAGGCGGCGGTGGTGCAGATCAACGCCGGTCCCACGGTCACCCAATTCGGCGTCGAACCGGGCTGGGACCGGAGGGTCAAAGAGGTCAAGGAAAAAGACAAGGACGGCAACCCGGTAACCAAGCAGGTGGAGACGGGGCGGACCCGGGTTAAGGTTGACCGGATTTCATCACTTTCAAATGACCTGGCACTGGCGCTGGCAGCCCCTTCCATCCGCATCGAGGCGCCAATTCCCGGCAAATCGCTGGTGGGTATCGAGGTGCCCAACACGATGCTGGGCAGCGTCAGCATGAGGTCCGTCATCGAGACAACGGCCTTCCAAAAGCTCAAAGCCAAAGCGCCCCTGGCGGTGGCCCTGGGCAAAGGGGCGGGCGGGGAAGCAGTGGTCGGCGACCTAGCGAAGATGCCTCACCTGCTTATCGCCGGCGCTACCGGCTCCGGCAAGACGGTATGTCTCAATGCGCTAATCTGCTGCCTGCTGATGAACAACACGCCTAACGATGTCCGTTTCATCATGGTCGACCCGAAGCGGGTCGAACTGACACCTTATAACTCAATGCCGCACCTGGCGGCGCCGGTTATCGTTGATGTGGACAAAGCTATCGGCGCCTTGAAATGGCTGGCGGGCGAAATGGATCGGCGTTACAAGCAGATGGCCGAGGTGACGGCGCGCAACATCGACGCGTATAACAAGAAGCCCGGCATCGAAAAGATGCCTTACCTGGTGCTGGTTATCGACGAACTGGCCGACCTAATGATGGCCGGCTTCGACGACGTTGAGCACCTGCTGTGCCGCCTGGCGCAGATGGCCCGCGCCGTGGGCATTCACCTGGTGGTGGCCACCCAGCGGCCTTCGGTGGATGTTATCACCGGCTTGATTAAAGCCAACTTCCCCACCCGTATCAGCTTTGCCGTAACCTCACAGGTGGACTCTCGAACTATCCTTGACTCTGTTGGGGCTGAAAAACTGCTGGGGCGGGGTGACATGCTCTACATGCCGACCGATGCCGCCAAACCAAAGCGCCTCCAGGGTTGTTACGTCTCCGACCAGGAAACGGAGCGGATGGTCTATTTCTGGAACGGACAGCACCCGGAGGCCAACTCTCCGATGCTCAAGGTGGAGGAACTGGCGACAGCCCAGACGCCCGGCATCCTCGGCGGCACCCAGCCGCGCGACAGTTTGTTCGACACGGCGATGCAACTGGCCCAAGAATCAGGCAATATCTCTGCTTCTTTCCTGCAACGCAAGCTCCACATAGGTTATCCCCGAGCAGCCAGGCTTGCCGATGAGGTCAAGGAAGCCCTGGGACAGGACACTGAGGACGGCGGGGCGGAAGTACCCGCGGACGACGACACGCTCCTTCGATAG
- a CDS encoding putative immunity protein — protein MILPKDRDPRFITVRRGGTLTDSDHYLLALWAANCAEHVLHFFEAERPSDFRPRQAIEQARAWAGGEITMTEARAAGGHAMGAARNLKGAARWAAYAAGQAAVTAHVAAHELGAAAYAIKAARAAAPEGRAELAGRLECRWQRDRLPVSISDLVLEDERLRNAICWSVFDC, from the coding sequence ATGATCCTCCCCAAAGATCGAGATCCCCGCTTTATCACCGTCCGTCGCGGTGGGACGCTCACGGATTCTGATCATTATCTCCTCGCCCTATGGGCTGCAAATTGCGCCGAGCATGTTTTGCACTTCTTTGAGGCCGAAAGACCTTCGGATTTCCGGCCGCGCCAGGCGATTGAGCAAGCCAGAGCCTGGGCGGGAGGCGAAATAACCATGACAGAAGCCCGGGCGGCGGGGGGACACGCGATGGGGGCGGCCAGGAATCTGAAAGGTGCGGCGAGGTGGGCGGCATACGCCGCCGGCCAGGCGGCCGTGACGGCGCACGTGGCTGCGCATGAACTCGGCGCTGCGGCGTATGCAATCAAAGCCGCCAGGGCTGCCGCTCCTGAAGGTAGAGCAGAGCTTGCCGGTCGTCTTGAGTGCCGCTGGCAGCGCGATCGGCTACCTGTATCGATTAGCGATCTGGTGTTGGAAGACGAGCGGTTACGAAATGCCATATGCTGGTCGGTTTTCGACTGCTGA
- a CDS encoding winged helix DNA-binding domain-containing protein has protein sequence MDLLALRLSNQRLVGKKFANPEDVVAYFGAVQSQDYAGAKWSVGLRLENAHDETIERALNEGKILRTHVLRPTWHFVSPEDIRGFLELTSPRIKRVTKYYANKLGLTEAVFKQTNNIITQALVEHTYLTRQEIKTILNREGIETDVQRLGHIVANAEIDCIITSGPRRGKELTYALLDKRVPQARTMTRDESLARLTEKYFTSHGPAQIKDFAWWSGLSVKEATNGVDMIRSKFESVKMGDKIYLFSPEQKYRQTDVADVFLLSVYDEYFISYADRSDLIDEKYKRKLPVGNALLTSLIIVDGKVAGTWKRSIDRKGIKVELSPFDKLSEQNAEAVQKVVKDYGRFFGLPVEISKQ, from the coding sequence GTGGACCTTCTAGCATTACGCCTTTCAAATCAGCGGTTGGTAGGTAAAAAGTTTGCCAACCCTGAAGACGTGGTGGCGTACTTCGGAGCAGTACAATCGCAGGATTATGCTGGGGCTAAATGGTCTGTGGGACTCCGCCTCGAAAATGCACACGACGAAACAATCGAGCGGGCACTCAACGAAGGAAAGATCCTCAGGACCCACGTGTTACGGCCGACGTGGCATTTTGTTTCGCCGGAAGATATTCGAGGGTTCCTTGAGCTCACTTCACCGAGGATAAAAAGAGTCACAAAATATTACGCGAATAAACTCGGGTTAACTGAGGCCGTATTCAAACAAACGAATAACATTATCACTCAAGCGCTTGTTGAGCATACTTATCTAACTCGACAAGAGATTAAAACAATTCTCAATCGTGAAGGGATCGAGACTGACGTGCAACGATTGGGACATATTGTTGCCAATGCGGAAATCGATTGCATCATTACCAGCGGTCCAAGACGAGGGAAAGAGTTAACGTACGCTCTACTGGACAAACGGGTTCCTCAAGCAAGGACAATGACCAGAGATGAATCTCTGGCAAGGCTCACAGAAAAATATTTTACAAGCCACGGTCCTGCCCAAATCAAAGATTTTGCCTGGTGGTCAGGTTTGTCGGTAAAAGAAGCAACAAATGGAGTGGACATGATCCGCTCCAAATTTGAAAGCGTGAAAATGGGCGACAAAATATATTTGTTTTCTCCCGAACAGAAATATCGCCAAACAGACGTGGCAGATGTTTTTTTATTGTCGGTTTATGACGAGTATTTCATAAGTTATGCTGACCGAAGCGATCTCATCGATGAAAAATATAAGCGAAAACTCCCTGTCGGCAATGCGTTGCTGACATCTCTCATCATCGTCGATGGAAAGGTTGCAGGAACGTGGAAACGGTCAATTGATCGTAAGGGGATAAAGGTTGAATTATCTCCCTTTGACAAGCTCAGTGAACAAAACGCAGAGGCAGTCCAAAAGGTCGTAAAAGACTACGGAAGGTTTTTTGGGTTACCCGTAGAGATATCGAAACAGTAA
- a CDS encoding ribonuclease J, with translation MPLGGLGEIGKNMMVVEYDDDIIIIDCGLMFPEEDMPGIDLVIPDISYLQERKDRILGIVITHGHEDHIGALPYILPQLNVPIYCAPLPQGLIQVKLKESHVHNAKIHAVKPGERIDLGPFNIEFISMCHSIPDSAGLVIRTPVGTIVHSGDFKLDYTPVDCRPTDLGRLGQIGAEGVLLLMADSTHVELPGYTPSEKVVGETISTIMGAAKGRVLVTTFASLVSRIQQVMDAAVLYNRKVFIAGRGMNDIVKMALKMGYLRAPDGLIGELSEMHRLPPNRIAMVTTGSQGEPTSALVRIANREHREVQIKHGDTVIISASPIPGNESVVSKTIDSLFKQGAMVYYDRIAKVHVHGHASQEELKLLQSLIRPQYFVPVHGEYRHLKLHAQLAEGMGVDPENIFILEDGDILELSSNGGRVTGRVPSSNVYVDGVSVGDINGVVLRNRKMLSQDGIVVAIITLDAATGQMAVRPDIVSRGFVDPEAGRALLDESKDIVSRMFAEEKQRISDSAVINTRVRDVLSKFYYDRTRRRPMVLPVLVTV, from the coding sequence GTGCCGCTTGGAGGACTCGGCGAGATCGGCAAGAACATGATGGTCGTCGAATACGACGACGACATTATCATCATCGACTGCGGCCTGATGTTCCCGGAAGAAGACATGCCGGGAATCGACCTTGTTATCCCGGACATCAGCTATCTGCAGGAACGCAAAGATAGAATCCTCGGCATCGTCATAACTCACGGCCACGAAGACCATATCGGGGCTCTACCTTACATCCTGCCCCAGCTCAACGTCCCAATCTACTGCGCTCCACTGCCCCAAGGCCTGATCCAGGTCAAACTCAAGGAATCACACGTCCACAACGCCAAGATCCACGCCGTCAAACCGGGTGAGAGAATCGACCTGGGGCCGTTCAATATCGAATTCATCTCCATGTGCCACTCCATACCGGATTCGGCCGGGCTGGTTATCAGGACTCCGGTAGGGACGATCGTCCACTCCGGCGATTTCAAGCTGGACTACACCCCGGTGGATTGCCGGCCGACCGACCTGGGGCGGCTAGGCCAGATCGGTGCCGAGGGCGTTTTGCTGCTCATGGCCGACTCCACCCATGTCGAACTGCCGGGATATACGCCTTCAGAGAAGGTGGTCGGCGAGACGATCTCGACGATCATGGGCGCCGCCAAGGGCAGGGTGCTGGTGACGACCTTCGCCTCCCTGGTGTCCCGCATCCAACAGGTGATGGACGCGGCGGTTTTGTACAACCGAAAGGTGTTCATCGCCGGGCGCGGCATGAATGATATCGTCAAGATGGCGCTCAAGATGGGCTACCTCAGGGCCCCAGACGGGCTCATCGGCGAGCTATCCGAGATGCACAGGCTGCCGCCGAACCGCATCGCCATGGTCACCACCGGCTCCCAGGGCGAACCGACATCAGCCCTTGTCCGCATCGCCAACCGCGAGCACCGCGAGGTGCAGATCAAACACGGAGATACTGTCATCATTTCCGCCTCGCCGATTCCGGGAAACGAATCAGTCGTTTCGAAGACCATCGATAGTCTGTTCAAGCAGGGCGCCATGGTCTATTACGACCGCATCGCCAAGGTCCACGTCCACGGCCACGCTTCCCAGGAGGAGTTGAAGCTGCTCCAAAGCCTCATCCGTCCGCAGTATTTTGTGCCGGTGCACGGCGAATACAGACATCTAAAGCTCCATGCCCAACTGGCGGAGGGGATGGGGGTGGATCCGGAGAACATCTTCATTCTGGAGGACGGTGATATCCTCGAACTCTCATCCAACGGCGGCAGGGTTACCGGCCGCGTCCCGTCGTCGAACGTCTATGTCGACGGGGTGTCGGTGGGGGACATCAATGGTGTTGTCCTGCGCAACCGTAAGATGTTGTCTCAGGACGGCATCGTCGTTGCCATCATCACGCTCGATGCCGCTACAGGACAGATGGCGGTGAGGCCGGATATCGTCTCGAGGGGCTTCGTGGACCCGGAGGCGGGGAGGGCACTCCTCGACGAGAGCAAGGATATCGTCAGCCGCATGTTCGCGGAAGAAAAGCAACGGATTTCGGACTCGGCGGTAATTAACACAAGGGTACGCGATGTATTGTCCAAGTTCTACTACGATCGGACTCGCCGGAGGCCGATGGTGCTGCCGGTGCTAGTGACCGTGTAA
- a CDS encoding uracil-DNA glycosylase, whose protein sequence is MPESADLNALAKDICACQRCGLYKTATRAVPGEGNPHAQIMFIGEGPGFNEDQTGRPFYGAAGNFLTQLITSIGLKREDVYITNIVKHRPPGNRDPLPEEIEACKPWLDRQLEIIKPKVIVTLGRYSMARFFPGVTISRIHGQSQKCGEYTCFAMYHPAAALHQGSLRATIEADVLKLPKILEDIKKREQPTPVPIPAKPPPQEARQLNLFGF, encoded by the coding sequence ATGCCTGAATCCGCCGACCTGAACGCCCTTGCCAAGGACATCTGCGCCTGCCAGCGCTGCGGGCTTTACAAAACCGCCACCCGCGCCGTCCCCGGTGAGGGCAACCCTCACGCCCAAATCATGTTCATCGGAGAAGGACCGGGTTTCAACGAAGACCAGACGGGGAGGCCGTTCTACGGCGCGGCGGGAAATTTCCTGACCCAGCTCATCACATCGATCGGCCTCAAGCGCGAGGATGTTTACATCACCAACATCGTGAAGCACCGGCCGCCTGGCAACCGCGATCCGCTGCCGGAGGAGATAGAAGCCTGCAAACCCTGGCTCGACCGTCAACTGGAGATCATCAAGCCTAAAGTAATCGTCACGCTGGGCAGGTATTCGATGGCCCGGTTTTTCCCGGGCGTCACCATCTCCCGCATCCACGGCCAATCCCAAAAATGTGGGGAATACACCTGTTTCGCGATGTACCACCCGGCGGCGGCGCTGCACCAGGGATCGCTCCGCGCCACTATAGAAGCGGACGTGCTTAAATTACCTAAAATACTCGAGGATATAAAAAAACGTGAACAACCAACCCCAGTCCCAATCCCAGCAAAGCCGCCGCCACAGGAGGCCCGCCAGCTCAACCTCTTCGGCTTCTAA
- a CDS encoding DUF1508 domain-containing protein — protein sequence MKKYLVPSRRLEAYDVVNNAGQDLGQVQEFMIDMTNGRVAYAVVAYGGTLGFTDKWIAMPFEALCWTPERKKFTVDLKPEVMMQAPGIDKKMWPDHYMESDTGWLDDLYEHYSCKPYWGNDTGEMMVAPEMAMAKTDPMMLAKTEMPAAKMEPMMSDKTEMPAPKKEARRAGKFEIFMDKSGEFRFRLVASNGEPILASEGYKSRAGAMDGIKSVMMNAETASVEDLTEIKM from the coding sequence ATGAAAAAGTACCTGGTGCCATCTAGGAGATTAGAAGCCTATGACGTGGTAAATAACGCAGGCCAGGATCTTGGTCAAGTTCAGGAATTTATGATCGACATGACAAACGGGCGGGTTGCATACGCGGTGGTTGCTTACGGGGGTACATTGGGGTTCACGGACAAATGGATCGCAATGCCTTTCGAAGCTTTATGCTGGACCCCGGAACGTAAGAAGTTCACAGTTGATCTTAAACCAGAGGTGATGATGCAAGCACCCGGGATCGATAAAAAAATGTGGCCCGATCACTACATGGAGAGCGACACGGGCTGGCTGGATGATCTTTATGAACATTACAGCTGCAAGCCTTACTGGGGGAATGACACCGGAGAAATGATGGTTGCACCTGAGATGGCGATGGCTAAAACCGATCCCATGATGCTGGCTAAAACCGAAATGCCCGCGGCAAAAATGGAGCCGATGATGTCCGATAAAACCGAGATGCCGGCACCGAAGAAAGAAGCCAGGAGAGCCGGCAAATTCGAGATCTTCATGGACAAATCCGGAGAATTCAGATTTAGATTGGTTGCAAGCAACGGTGAGCCTATTCTTGCCTCGGAAGGTTACAAAAGCAGAGCCGGAGCGATGGACGGGATCAAATCCGTCATGATGAACGCCGAAACTGCGAGTGTTGAAGACCTGACCGAAATCAAAATGTAA
- a CDS encoding GIY-YIG nuclease family protein yields the protein MNESKKELINEYKQRKVVGGVFRVVNTKNGKFLLDYATDLQAKQNSFNFMVTTNASFDYKMDKDWKEFGAQAFRFEVLDSLEKKKDQSQKEFIEDLKTLKGMWGEKVVGTEY from the coding sequence ATGAACGAAAGCAAAAAGGAACTGATCAACGAATATAAGCAACGCAAAGTCGTGGGAGGGGTGTTCAGGGTAGTCAATACCAAGAACGGTAAGTTCCTGCTGGACTACGCGACCGATTTGCAGGCAAAGCAGAACAGCTTCAATTTTATGGTGACGACCAACGCAAGTTTCGATTATAAGATGGACAAGGACTGGAAAGAGTTCGGAGCCCAGGCATTCAGGTTCGAGGTTTTGGATTCACTCGAAAAGAAGAAAGACCAGTCCCAGAAAGAGTTTATCGAGGACTTGAAGACGTTGAAGGGGATGTGGGGGGAGAAGGTCGTTGGTACGGAGTATTAA
- a CDS encoding alpha/beta fold hydrolase codes for MENAMKTRVNTVELSNHARLEYFEQGEPKGVTLILLHGYVDSWHSFELVLPHLPGSLHTIAVTQRGHGNANHPKGGYSPRNFANDLLEFMDLLGLEAGVIAGGSSGGIIARRFATEHPNRTAGLILAGSPLTLCKPSVLQLWNSTISKLEDPIDPDFARGFMMGSIAQEVPREFLETMLKENLKVPARVWKDTLKGFLEDDSEKELDKIKVPTLIVWGGKDTIIPLGDMEIMIGKIEDSRLIEYPFAGHVLYWEEPARFAADTAEFTKTITG; via the coding sequence GTGGAAAACGCGATGAAGACCAGGGTAAATACTGTTGAGCTTTCGAATCACGCAAGACTCGAATATTTCGAGCAAGGGGAGCCGAAGGGCGTCACATTGATCTTGCTCCATGGCTATGTCGATTCGTGGCATTCTTTTGAGCTCGTTCTGCCCCACCTTCCGGGTTCCCTTCACACAATTGCCGTGACGCAGAGGGGACACGGCAACGCCAACCATCCCAAAGGCGGGTACAGCCCTCGCAACTTCGCCAATGATTTACTTGAATTCATGGACTTGCTGGGTCTCGAGGCTGGTGTAATTGCGGGTGGTTCCAGTGGGGGGATAATCGCCAGGCGCTTTGCCACAGAGCATCCCAACCGAACAGCAGGATTAATACTTGCCGGTTCGCCCCTTACCTTGTGCAAGCCAAGCGTACTGCAATTGTGGAATTCCACCATTTCTAAATTGGAAGACCCGATCGATCCCGATTTCGCTCGCGGGTTCATGATGGGCAGTATAGCCCAAGAAGTCCCGCGGGAATTTCTGGAAACGATGTTGAAGGAAAACCTGAAGGTACCGGCGCGGGTCTGGAAGGATACCTTGAAGGGCTTTTTAGAGGATGACTCAGAGAAAGAACTCGATAAGATCAAAGTCCCAACCCTCATCGTTTGGGGTGGTAAGGATACGATTATCCCGCTTGGAGACATGGAAATAATGATTGGGAAAATCGAAGATTCGCGATTGATAGAATATCCTTTCGCGGGGCACGTCCTCTATTGGGAAGAACCGGCCCGATTTGCAGCGGACACGGCAGAATTCACAAAGACTATCACAGGGTGA
- a CDS encoding YihY/virulence factor BrkB family protein, with protein MTIKQTIAKLKKKYNPAYERWLAKPFIQLIVRIANQAGNTAAGDLAGNVSFNIILSILPLFFGALALFAYFFNTADVQTHLINYFSANFPSLVDNLQSNLDRVDNAKAALGLVGALGSVWTGINVFGSLDDAVNRAWGVKKFRPLFHAKLVELGMAIGCGLLFLVSIGFSTILEFFPNIALLKNHVVQGGGYVISFGLMFMLFSLMYKIFPNVKTTWREVFPGAIFAAVAFELARQLFFAFAGNSTRFEVIYGSLSTMVLFITWVYYASMVAIIGAIFTVEYNALRKERLEGNYHVIKPGESHNAHEEKVFLNKTRENLR; from the coding sequence GTGACTATTAAGCAGACCATCGCCAAACTGAAGAAGAAATACAACCCGGCTTACGAGCGGTGGCTTGCCAAGCCTTTCATCCAGTTGATCGTCAGGATCGCCAACCAGGCTGGCAATACCGCCGCCGGAGACCTGGCCGGAAACGTCTCTTTCAATATCATTCTGTCCATACTGCCCCTGTTCTTCGGCGCCCTCGCCCTTTTTGCCTACTTTTTCAACACCGCGGACGTTCAAACTCACCTGATCAATTATTTCTCCGCGAACTTCCCGTCCCTGGTAGATAATCTGCAATCGAACCTGGACCGGGTAGATAACGCCAAGGCTGCCCTGGGATTGGTCGGGGCGCTTGGAAGTGTCTGGACCGGCATCAACGTTTTCGGCAGCCTCGACGATGCCGTCAACCGGGCTTGGGGAGTCAAAAAGTTTCGGCCATTGTTCCACGCCAAGCTCGTTGAACTCGGCATGGCTATTGGCTGCGGCCTCCTATTCCTTGTGTCTATCGGTTTTTCAACAATACTGGAATTTTTCCCAAATATCGCACTTCTGAAAAATCACGTTGTCCAGGGCGGCGGCTATGTTATCTCCTTCGGCTTGATGTTCATGCTTTTCTCGCTCATGTATAAAATCTTTCCAAACGTCAAAACCACGTGGCGCGAGGTTTTTCCCGGCGCGATTTTTGCCGCCGTTGCCTTCGAGCTAGCCCGCCAGTTGTTCTTCGCCTTCGCCGGAAATTCCACGCGTTTCGAGGTCATCTACGGCAGTCTTTCAACAATGGTCTTGTTCATCACCTGGGTTTACTACGCCTCGATGGTTGCCATTATCGGGGCTATTTTTACCGTGGAGTACAATGCCTTACGTAAAGAACGACTCGAAGGAAACTATCACGTCATAAAGCCCGGCGAGTCCCACAACGCTCACGAAGAAAAAGTATTTCTAAACAAGACCCGCGAAAATCTCAGGTAG